One genomic segment of Ignavibacteriota bacterium includes these proteins:
- a CDS encoding succinate dehydrogenase cytochrome b subunit, translating into MSWLLDRLNSSIGKKIIMAVTGLSLMLFLVVHLINNLLLFAGPELFNKNVEQLESIKPLIRIVEIILLAIFVLHIYNALKLYFENKKAKPLKYAVDASSQNSTFYSRYMTVTGLFIFAFLVIHLSTFWKSFNFDAHNLNVEFPFYTIVQEAFANPIIAIFYFVAMVTLGIHLNHAFQSAFQTFGLRHTKYTSLIEKFGTIIAIAMTIGFAAIPVFFFIASLGGK; encoded by the coding sequence ATGAGCTGGCTTTTAGATCGCTTAAATTCTTCCATTGGAAAAAAAATTATTATGGCGGTTACAGGATTATCTTTAATGCTGTTTCTTGTTGTTCACTTAATTAATAATTTATTGCTTTTCGCTGGACCAGAATTGTTCAACAAAAATGTTGAACAGCTTGAATCAATTAAACCACTGATAAGAATTGTTGAAATTATTTTACTGGCAATTTTTGTTCTTCATATATATAATGCATTAAAATTATATTTTGAAAACAAGAAAGCAAAACCGCTAAAGTATGCGGTTGATGCATCTTCGCAGAATAGCACTTTTTATTCAAGATATATGACCGTAACCGGATTATTTATTTTTGCCTTTCTCGTAATACATCTTTCAACATTTTGGAAATCATTCAATTTTGATGCACATAATTTAAATGTTGAATTTCCTTTTTATACAATTGTTCAAGAAGCATTTGCAAATCCAATAATTGCGATTTTTTATTTTGTTGCAATGGTAACTTTGGGAATTCATCTTAATCATGCTTTCCAAAGTGCATTTCAAACATTCGGATTACGCCATACAAAATATACATCACTCATAGAAAAATTTGGAACCATTATCGCTATTGCGATGACAATTGGATTTGCTGCAATTCCGGTATTCTTTTTTATAGCTTCATTGGGAGGTAAATAA
- a CDS encoding PAS domain-containing protein: MRQQIHPTEVEMVMRDDDFIVSKTDTKGVINYCNRIFMEFAKYDEQELLGQQHNIVRHPDMPRCIFKLLWDTLQDKKEINAYVKNMAKDGSYYWVDANVTPVMDDRGLIQGYYSVRRKPDPKKLEKVKKIYSLLSSEEKKYGTKEGLVASEKLLNKMLKDEGKTYEEFIFGL, from the coding sequence ATGCGACAACAAATTCATCCAACAGAAGTTGAAATGGTAATGCGAGATGATGATTTTATAGTCTCTAAAACAGATACGAAAGGTGTAATTAATTATTGTAATCGAATTTTTATGGAATTTGCAAAATATGATGAACAAGAATTACTTGGGCAACAGCACAATATTGTGCGCCATCCGGATATGCCCCGATGTATTTTTAAATTGTTATGGGATACTTTACAAGATAAAAAAGAAATAAATGCTTACGTAAAAAATATGGCTAAAGACGGCTCATATTATTGGGTTGATGCAAATGTTACACCAGTAATGGATGATAGAGGTTTAATTCAAGGTTATTACTCAGTAAGAAGAAAGCCAGATCCAAAAAAATTAGAAAAAGTGAAAAAAATATACAGTCTTTTAAGTTCCGAAGAAAAAAAATATGGAACAAAAGAAGGATTGGTTGCTTCTGAAAAATTATTAAACAAAATGTTAAAGGATGAAGGTAAAACCTATGAAGAATTTATTTTCGGTTTATAA
- a CDS encoding ParA family protein, whose protein sequence is MNNIVLSVAAPKGGVGKTTTAVNIAVALSLQNKKTLLFDADPSGYASSSFGYDEDKIFGNVLDLYKKTKSVHSVIHKTELQFLEIIPFAKINYDEEVVFNGLTADKSVLKNAVDQVKHKYDYVIIDCPPFLYGSTINSLIASDYLIIPVKSSKFSLEAVDKMMNFVNEIKKYENPKLQVDGLLLTMYEMNTRAAFNAKKELYEKYPNLVFKTTIPKNTEVAESTFYNKPIIIFHAESKASKSYIKLAEELIEKHETLHLMGIAGFDHLDFLDDHEKENKSDTQEIMSINV, encoded by the coding sequence ATGAACAATATTGTACTTTCTGTTGCTGCTCCAAAAGGGGGAGTAGGAAAAACTACTACGGCAGTCAATATTGCAGTTGCACTTTCACTTCAAAATAAAAAAACATTACTCTTCGATGCTGATCCAAGCGGATACGCAAGTTCTTCATTTGGATATGATGAAGACAAAATTTTTGGTAATGTTCTGGATTTGTACAAAAAGACAAAATCCGTTCATTCGGTAATTCATAAAACTGAATTACAATTTTTGGAAATCATTCCTTTTGCTAAAATTAATTATGATGAAGAAGTAGTTTTTAACGGACTTACAGCAGATAAAAGTGTTTTAAAAAATGCAGTAGATCAAGTAAAACATAAATATGATTATGTGATTATTGATTGTCCGCCGTTTTTATATGGCTCAACAATTAATAGTTTGATTGCTTCCGACTATTTAATAATTCCGGTAAAATCTTCAAAATTTTCTTTAGAAGCTGTTGATAAAATGATGAATTTTGTGAACGAAATTAAAAAGTATGAAAATCCAAAATTACAAGTTGATGGATTACTTTTAACAATGTACGAAATGAATACCAGAGCCGCATTTAATGCAAAAAAAGAATTGTATGAAAAATATCCTAATTTGGTTTTTAAAACTACAATTCCAAAAAATACTGAGGTTGCAGAATCTACTTTTTATAATAAACCAATCATAATTTTTCATGCAGAATCAAAAGCATCAAAATCATATATAAAATTGGCAGAAGAGTTAATTGAAAAACATGAAACATTGCATCTAATGGGAATTGCCGGATTTGATCATTTAGATTTTTTGGATGATCACGAAAAAGAAAATAAAAGTGACACCCAAGAAATTATGTCTATCAATGTTTAA
- a CDS encoding methyl-accepting chemotaxis protein: MKNLFSVYKFTSVKGMIYNRAIIIGVLMFLSTAILLLKLNELNTKSDSLCNYYEQVVKGNQEYSNEKVEELKSTSPVISIVFWSSLVFLSIVLILIANQIINYILNSITVIEQQIRYLRNGNLSERITHIKFKDEFGKICWDLNDATDQFEALVKELLTSINYVSQKKYFRPVLTKGLKGSFSIRLNEADSLLRKYSQTLIKEKNDIEQKASELLKAMDKFSKGDLTEQLNVENDQELMGRLYTGFNNSVTNINDMVNHLNEAVNSTINASTQIAAAIEEMAAASEEQSRQTNDITTAVDEMLKTVSETTKNTSTAAESARNAGFLAQEGSDVVQKAVNAMGQIATIVSQASIKVVGLGKDSDKIGEIIKVIDEIADQTNLLALNAAIEAARAGDHGRGFAVVADEVRKLAERTSKSTEEIASMVQQIQTATTTVVKSINDGNKEVESGISLAESAGKAILDIVNTTNNVVDEINQVATASEEQSLTSGQIAKNIEAVNNVISETLLGIQQTARAADDLNNMTANLQELISQFKIKKNHSFNERFSNKVKHKSHDLVDVH, encoded by the coding sequence ATGAAGAATTTATTTTCGGTTTATAAGTTCACTTCCGTAAAAGGAATGATCTATAATCGTGCAATTATTATTGGCGTTTTGATGTTTTTATCAACTGCAATTCTTTTACTTAAACTTAATGAGTTAAATACAAAGTCAGATTCTTTATGTAATTATTATGAACAAGTTGTAAAAGGTAATCAAGAATATTCTAATGAAAAAGTTGAAGAGTTAAAATCCACATCTCCTGTTATTTCAATAGTCTTTTGGAGTAGTTTAGTTTTTCTTTCGATTGTTCTTATTTTAATCGCAAATCAAATAATTAACTATATACTTAATTCAATTACGGTTATTGAACAGCAAATAAGATATTTGCGGAACGGCAATTTATCTGAAAGAATTACACATATAAAATTTAAGGATGAGTTTGGAAAAATCTGTTGGGATCTTAATGATGCAACTGATCAATTTGAAGCATTGGTTAAAGAATTACTAACATCAATCAATTATGTTTCGCAAAAAAAATATTTTAGACCAGTTCTAACAAAAGGTTTAAAAGGTTCTTTCTCAATTAGGCTAAATGAAGCTGATTCATTATTAAGGAAATACTCACAAACATTAATTAAAGAAAAAAATGATATTGAACAAAAAGCTTCAGAATTATTAAAAGCTATGGATAAGTTTTCAAAAGGTGATTTAACAGAGCAATTAAATGTTGAAAATGATCAAGAGTTAATGGGAAGATTGTACACTGGATTTAATAATTCCGTTACAAATATTAATGACATGGTTAATCATTTAAATGAAGCAGTAAATTCAACAATTAACGCAAGTACACAAATTGCAGCCGCAATTGAAGAAATGGCTGCTGCATCAGAAGAACAAAGCAGACAAACAAATGATATAACAACCGCTGTTGATGAAATGCTTAAAACCGTTTCTGAAACTACAAAAAATACTTCTACCGCGGCAGAATCTGCAAGAAATGCAGGATTTTTAGCTCAAGAAGGAAGTGATGTTGTTCAAAAAGCTGTTAATGCAATGGGACAAATAGCAACAATAGTTTCTCAAGCTTCAATAAAAGTTGTGGGATTAGGTAAAGACAGCGATAAAATTGGCGAAATTATTAAAGTAATTGATGAGATTGCAGATCAAACAAATTTACTTGCTCTAAACGCTGCAATTGAAGCAGCAAGAGCCGGAGATCACGGAAGAGGTTTTGCAGTAGTTGCCGATGAAGTTAGAAAACTTGCCGAACGAACTTCAAAATCTACCGAAGAAATTGCTTCAATGGTTCAGCAAATTCAAACCGCAACAACAACAGTTGTTAAATCAATAAATGATGGAAATAAAGAAGTCGAATCCGGAATTAGTTTAGCAGAAAGTGCCGGCAAAGCAATTCTTGATATTGTAAATACAACTAATAACGTTGTTGATGAAATAAATCAAGTTGCAACAGCAAGTGAAGAACAATCTTTAACATCGGGACAAATTGCAAAAAATATTGAAGCCGTTAACAATGTAATTTCAGAAACTTTACTTGGAATTCAACAAACTGCTCGCGCTGCCGATGATTTAAATAATATGACAGCTAATCTGCAAGAATTAATTAGCCAGTTTAAGATTAAGAAAAATCATTCATTTAATGAAAGATTTTCGAATAAAGTAAAACACAAATCACATGATTTAGTTGATGTTCATTAA
- a CDS encoding fumarate reductase/succinate dehydrogenase flavoprotein subunit: MNLDSKIPEGNISEKWTNHKFNMKLINPANKRKYDVIIVGTGLAGASAAATLGELGYKVKAFTYHDSSRRAHSIAAQGGINAAKSYQNDGDSVYRLFYDTVKGGDFRSREANVHRLAEVSNNIIDQCVAQGVPFAREYGGTLANRSFGGAQVSRTFYARGETGQQLLLGAYSSLNKQIHDGNVQMFHRREMLDIVIVDGKAKGIVVRNLITGEIESYSAQAVILATGGYSNVFFLSTSAMNCNATAIWRAHKKGALFANPCFTQIHPTALPLHGEGQSKLVLMSESLRNDGRIWVPKKVGESRSPDNIPEDERDYYLERRYPSFGNLAPRDISSRSAKYVCDEGKGVNGGRSVYLDFADAIKRIGQPAVKEKYGNLFEMYENITGENPYKVPMQIYPAPHYTMGGLWVDYNLMSTVNGLFILGEANFSDHGANRLGASALMQGLADGYFVIPYTLSNYFASEKPEKVSVEKSEFKEVEKSVKDSTNKLLSINGKQTVDDIHRKLGELLIADVGMSREKEKLEKVIKSISDLREEFWNDVKVVGKSEDLNQTLERAGRVADFLELGELMAIDSLDRNESCGAHFREEYQTEDGEAVRNDDEYANVSAWEYEKTGKWNLHKEELNFEYVKLATRSYK, encoded by the coding sequence ATAAACTTAGACTCAAAAATTCCCGAAGGTAACATTTCTGAGAAATGGACAAACCATAAGTTTAATATGAAACTTATAAATCCCGCTAATAAAAGGAAATATGACGTAATAATAGTTGGAACCGGATTAGCCGGCGCATCTGCTGCTGCAACTTTAGGTGAATTAGGATATAAAGTTAAAGCATTTACATATCATGATTCTTCGAGACGGGCTCATTCAATTGCTGCACAAGGCGGAATTAATGCTGCAAAAAGTTATCAAAATGATGGTGATTCTGTTTATCGATTATTTTATGATACAGTTAAAGGCGGAGATTTCCGTTCACGAGAAGCAAATGTTCATAGATTGGCAGAAGTCAGCAACAATATTATTGATCAATGTGTAGCCCAAGGAGTTCCATTTGCAAGAGAGTACGGCGGAACTTTAGCTAACAGATCTTTCGGCGGAGCTCAAGTTTCAAGAACTTTTTATGCAAGAGGAGAAACGGGTCAGCAATTGTTACTTGGGGCATATAGTTCGCTTAATAAACAAATTCATGATGGAAATGTTCAAATGTTTCATCGCAGAGAAATGCTTGATATTGTTATTGTAGATGGAAAGGCAAAGGGAATAGTTGTAAGAAATTTAATAACCGGAGAAATAGAAAGTTATTCTGCACAAGCAGTAATTCTTGCTACCGGCGGATATTCAAATGTATTTTTCCTTTCTACAAGCGCAATGAATTGTAACGCAACGGCAATTTGGCGGGCGCATAAAAAAGGCGCGCTTTTTGCAAATCCGTGTTTCACTCAAATTCATCCAACTGCTTTGCCGCTTCATGGCGAAGGACAATCCAAATTAGTTTTGATGAGCGAAAGTTTAAGAAATGACGGAAGAATTTGGGTACCTAAAAAAGTTGGAGAATCGAGAAGTCCGGATAATATTCCGGAAGATGAAAGAGATTATTATTTGGAAAGAAGATATCCGTCATTTGGAAATTTGGCACCAAGAGATATTTCCTCAAGAAGTGCAAAATATGTTTGTGATGAAGGAAAAGGAGTAAATGGCGGACGCTCGGTTTACTTAGATTTTGCAGATGCAATTAAGAGAATTGGTCAACCCGCAGTTAAAGAAAAGTATGGAAATCTTTTTGAAATGTATGAAAATATTACTGGAGAAAATCCGTACAAAGTTCCAATGCAGATTTACCCGGCACCGCATTATACAATGGGCGGACTTTGGGTTGATTACAATTTAATGAGCACAGTTAATGGATTATTTATTTTAGGCGAAGCAAATTTCTCTGATCATGGCGCAAACAGACTTGGCGCAAGCGCATTAATGCAAGGTTTGGCAGATGGATATTTTGTAATCCCATATACATTAAGTAATTATTTTGCAAGTGAAAAACCCGAAAAAGTTTCTGTTGAAAAAAGCGAATTTAAAGAAGTTGAAAAAAGTGTAAAAGATTCAACTAATAAATTGCTTTCTATAAATGGCAAACAAACGGTTGATGATATTCATCGAAAATTGGGCGAATTGTTAATTGCCGATGTTGGTATGTCTAGAGAAAAAGAAAAATTAGAAAAAGTTATAAAATCAATAAGTGATTTGAGAGAAGAGTTTTGGAACGATGTAAAAGTTGTTGGAAAAAGTGAAGATTTAAATCAAACATTAGAAAGAGCCGGAAGAGTTGCAGATTTTCTTGAACTTGGTGAATTAATGGCAATAGATTCTCTAGACAGAAATGAATCTTGCGGCGCTCACTTTAGAGAAGAATATCAGACAGAAGATGGTGAAGCCGTAAGAAACGATGATGAATATGCTAACGTTTCAGCTTGGGAATATGAAAAAACCGGTAAATGGAATCTTCATAAAGAAGAATTAAATTTTGAATATGTTAAATTAGCTACAAGGAGTTACAAATAA
- a CDS encoding response regulator, whose translation MFNVLLVEDNSGTQILLKNILKRKFYCNVYTAKDGIEALKLVPISKPDFILLDYMMPNMDGYDFLKELRQRKMHRNIPVIVISAVNEKTSLNKILALGVKDYILKPFNIESTLEKIAKVMNERNKDLSLSVKNLESRVTLLERQNKTLKKLNSETSLIDRRIFLN comes from the coding sequence ATGTTTAACGTATTATTAGTAGAAGACAACAGCGGAACACAAATTTTACTTAAGAATATTCTTAAAAGAAAATTTTACTGCAATGTATATACTGCAAAAGATGGAATTGAAGCATTGAAACTTGTTCCTATCAGCAAACCGGATTTTATACTTCTTGATTATATGATGCCGAATATGGACGGTTACGATTTTCTTAAAGAATTACGACAAAGAAAAATGCACAGAAATATTCCCGTAATTGTAATTTCTGCTGTAAATGAAAAAACTTCATTAAATAAAATTTTAGCATTAGGTGTAAAAGATTACATCTTAAAACCATTTAATATTGAATCTACTTTGGAAAAAATTGCTAAAGTTATGAATGAAAGAAATAAAGATCTTTCTTTAAGTGTGAAAAATCTTGAATCGAGAGTTACCTTACTTGAAAGACAAAATAAAACTCTTAAGAAATTAAATTCTGAAACTTCCTTAATTGATAGAAGAATTTTTCTCAATTAA
- a CDS encoding chemotaxis protein CheW, which produces MEKATSTTIITDELLQLVSFKIGDAEFGVDILRVQEINKMMELTVVPNTPIFIEGVVNLRGRIIPVLNLRSRLGLEVKEYNSETRIIVVEIEDKTIGFIVDEVKEVLRIPKSITEAPPEIVTGVDSDYITAIGKLEDRLIILLDLTKVLSSSEMHSL; this is translated from the coding sequence ATGGAAAAAGCTACAAGTACAACAATAATTACAGATGAACTTTTACAGCTTGTAAGTTTCAAGATTGGCGATGCTGAATTTGGGGTTGATATTCTTAGAGTTCAAGAAATTAATAAAATGATGGAATTAACTGTTGTTCCAAACACTCCAATATTTATTGAAGGAGTTGTAAATCTTAGAGGAAGAATTATTCCGGTTTTAAATTTAAGATCAAGACTTGGATTGGAAGTGAAAGAATACAATTCGGAAACAAGAATTATTGTTGTTGAAATTGAAGATAAAACTATTGGATTTATTGTAGATGAAGTTAAAGAAGTCTTAAGAATTCCCAAAAGCATAACTGAAGCTCCGCCGGAAATTGTTACCGGTGTTGATTCTGATTATATAACTGCAATTGGTAAATTAGAAGATCGATTAATAATTTTACTTGATTTAACTAAAGTACTTTCTTCATCAGAAATGCATTCCCTTTAG
- a CDS encoding succinate dehydrogenase/fumarate reductase iron-sulfur subunit, whose amino-acid sequence MAHSNINLTLKIWRQQSETSKGNFEEFKVSVSPHASILEMLDDLNNKLEKEGKLPIAFESDCREGICGTCGLVVNGHPHGPLPKTATCQLHMRNFKNGDTVFIEPFRASAFKIIRDLIVDRSGFDKIQQAGGYVSFNTGSAPDANAILISKEIASLALDAAECIGCGACVAACKNSSAMLFVGAKVSQFALLPQGQPERFERVEAMVAAMDEAGFGSCTNTYACEAECPKGISVSNIARMNRDFIKSIFI is encoded by the coding sequence ATGGCACATTCGAATATTAATTTAACATTAAAAATTTGGCGTCAGCAATCAGAAACTTCAAAGGGAAATTTTGAAGAATTTAAAGTTTCGGTTTCACCCCATGCATCAATTTTGGAAATGTTGGATGATTTAAATAATAAATTAGAAAAAGAAGGAAAACTTCCAATAGCATTTGAAAGTGATTGCCGTGAAGGAATTTGCGGAACTTGCGGATTAGTAGTAAACGGACACCCGCACGGACCATTACCAAAAACCGCAACATGCCAATTGCATATGAGAAATTTCAAAAATGGCGATACAGTTTTTATTGAGCCGTTTAGAGCAAGTGCATTTAAAATTATTAGAGATTTAATTGTTGATAGAAGCGGATTTGATAAAATTCAGCAAGCTGGTGGATATGTTTCGTTCAATACCGGAAGCGCCCCGGACGCAAATGCTATTCTTATTTCTAAGGAAATTGCTTCATTAGCTTTAGATGCTGCGGAATGTATTGGATGCGGAGCTTGTGTTGCTGCGTGTAAAAATTCTTCAGCAATGTTATTTGTCGGTGCAAAAGTTTCACAATTTGCATTATTACCGCAAGGTCAACCGGAAAGATTTGAAAGAGTTGAAGCAATGGTTGCAGCAATGGATGAAGCCGGTTTTGGAAGCTGTACAAATACTTATGCTTGCGAAGCTGAATGTCCCAAAGGAATTTCTGTATCAAACATTGCAAGAATGAATAGAGATTTTATAAAATCAATTTTTATTTAG
- a CDS encoding TonB-dependent receptor — protein MKKIFLTILIFSTTKIILSQNNFSNTELNEIVVTANKYETSLFNTASSVSVISSDDILKMQSNSVVELLNNIPGLTIVQQGGTGKLSSVFMRGANSNFVLVMVDNVEINDPSSANNAFDFSSLLVSDIERIEIVRGPQSTLYGSEAAAGVINILTKTGNEIPGINLKAEGGSNNFYSGNISAKGEIINLNYFANFSRIQTDAVSSIKGNDFETDGFKNNSAFLKLGYELSKMFDLNISYKFTKSDTELDQSYAGGDDPNFSSDFESHLFNSKFNLIFFDGDWESSFNASFFKNLTTSLDKVDNYNPFTSSNSFYDGRRTTFNWQNNLKIVKNNIISIGIDSKIDQSNSTYFSESEYGPFESKFPKESLTTNGIFIQDMFSMNNFSSTAGVRYDNNEKFGSILTYRFAPMYFIEISNTKLKSSLGTGFKAPSLFNLFAPYYGNLDLKPEKSFGWDLGFEQFLLNNKISVGLTYFNIDFKDMLGYDENFRTININKAVSKGIEASFELYNFYGINLNAQYTYNETNDISFKELENQQLIRRPKNYFAIDLNYQINTLFNAGLNVIHSGTKFDNDFSTFPTTRVILSEYTLVNLRTSYQILDYLKLFGRIENLFNTEYENILNYGTLGRSIYLGFDVNL, from the coding sequence ATGAAAAAAATATTTTTAACAATTCTAATTTTTTCTACAACAAAAATAATTTTATCTCAAAATAATTTTTCCAATACTGAGTTAAACGAAATTGTTGTAACAGCAAATAAGTACGAAACTTCTTTATTTAATACTGCAAGTTCGGTTTCCGTAATTTCTTCTGATGATATTTTAAAAATGCAGAGTAATTCTGTAGTTGAATTGTTAAATAATATTCCGGGTTTAACAATTGTGCAGCAAGGCGGAACCGGAAAACTTTCCTCGGTTTTTATGAGAGGTGCAAACTCAAATTTTGTTTTAGTAATGGTTGATAATGTTGAAATAAACGATCCGTCATCGGCGAATAACGCATTTGATTTTTCATCACTTTTAGTTTCTGATATTGAAAGAATTGAAATTGTTCGAGGTCCGCAAAGTACTTTGTACGGCTCTGAAGCTGCAGCCGGAGTAATAAATATTTTAACCAAAACCGGAAATGAAATTCCGGGAATAAATTTAAAAGCAGAAGGCGGATCAAATAATTTTTACAGTGGAAATATTTCCGCAAAAGGTGAAATTATTAATTTAAATTACTTTGCAAATTTCTCACGAATTCAAACCGATGCTGTTTCATCAATAAAAGGCAATGATTTTGAAACCGATGGATTCAAAAATAATTCTGCATTTTTAAAATTGGGCTATGAATTGAGTAAAATGTTTGATCTAAATATTTCGTATAAATTTACAAAAAGTGATACGGAGCTTGATCAATCTTATGCCGGCGGAGATGATCCAAATTTTTCTTCGGATTTTGAAAGCCATTTGTTCAACTCAAAATTTAATTTGATTTTTTTCGATGGAGATTGGGAAAGTTCATTCAACGCATCATTTTTTAAAAATCTAACTACTTCTTTGGATAAAGTTGATAATTATAATCCGTTCACTTCTTCAAATAGTTTTTATGATGGAAGAAGAACTACTTTTAATTGGCAGAATAATTTAAAGATTGTTAAGAATAATATAATATCCATCGGCATTGATTCTAAAATTGATCAATCAAACTCTACATATTTTTCCGAAAGTGAGTACGGACCGTTTGAAAGTAAATTTCCAAAAGAAAGTTTAACAACAAACGGAATTTTTATTCAAGATATGTTTTCAATGAATAATTTTTCATCAACTGCTGGAGTAAGATATGATAACAATGAAAAATTTGGCTCAATATTAACGTATAGATTTGCTCCGATGTATTTTATTGAAATTTCAAATACAAAGTTAAAAAGCTCGTTGGGAACTGGCTTTAAGGCTCCTTCACTATTTAATTTGTTTGCTCCGTATTATGGTAATTTAGATCTTAAACCGGAAAAAAGTTTTGGCTGGGATTTAGGTTTTGAACAATTTTTGCTTAACAATAAAATTTCAGTAGGATTAACTTATTTCAATATTGATTTCAAAGATATGCTTGGTTACGATGAAAATTTTAGAACAATAAATATTAATAAAGCAGTAAGTAAAGGAATTGAAGCTTCGTTTGAATTGTATAATTTTTATGGAATAAATTTAAATGCCCAATACACATATAATGAAACAAACGATATAAGTTTTAAAGAACTTGAAAATCAACAGTTAATAAGAAGACCAAAAAATTATTTCGCAATTGATTTGAATTATCAAATAAATACTTTATTTAATGCGGGCTTAAATGTAATTCACAGCGGAACTAAATTTGATAATGACTTTTCAACATTCCCAACAACAAGAGTTATATTAAGTGAATATACGCTTGTTAATTTGCGGACTTCATATCAAATTCTTGATTACTTAAAATTATTTGGAAGAATTGAAAATTTATTTAACACTGAATATGAAAATATTTTGAATTACGGAACTTTGGGACGATCTATTTATTTGGGTTTCGACGTAAATCTATAA
- a CDS encoding saccharopine dehydrogenase NADP-binding domain-containing protein — MKKILILGAGQSAPYLIQYLLEASKQNNWFVTVCDRDLNLAEKAVNNHPNGKAIEFDVNDETQRQSQVQNCEVVVNFLAPMFQYLIATECIKFKKHMITASYANPKVAELNNEAAANDLLILNEMGLDPGIDNMSAMKILTEIREKGGTINSFISYGSALPAPEVKSNPLNYCITWNAANVVTAGEAGAQYLENGLMKILPYQQVFNRTWNVDIDELGKFEAYPNRDSLLYQKIFNLENSQTVIRGTLRNPGWSETWLQLIKLGFTQGTLLLPEVENLSYRDFTEMYLPSDISGTNLKLKVANYLGINPTGKIIQNLEWLGLFSDEKIGMNFKNSVELMTDLIKKKLPLPEGARDMVILHHEIEAFYPNNKKEKIISTLVDYGDPKNKMTAIAKTVGAPAAIAVKLLLNGELKLRGCQIPTHPEVFPKILDELKKLNLKFTEKRLEIN, encoded by the coding sequence ATGAAAAAAATTTTAATTTTAGGTGCCGGACAAAGTGCGCCGTATTTAATTCAATATCTTCTTGAAGCATCGAAACAAAATAATTGGTTTGTTACAGTTTGTGATCGCGATTTAAATCTTGCCGAAAAAGCTGTTAATAATCATCCGAATGGAAAAGCAATTGAGTTTGATGTAAACGATGAAACTCAACGCCAAAGTCAAGTTCAAAATTGTGAAGTTGTTGTAAATTTTTTAGCTCCTATGTTTCAATATTTAATAGCAACCGAATGCATTAAATTTAAAAAACATATGATAACCGCATCTTATGCAAACCCTAAAGTTGCAGAATTAAATAACGAAGCCGCTGCAAATGATTTGCTGATATTAAATGAAATGGGCTTGGATCCCGGAATTGATAATATGTCGGCAATGAAAATTTTAACGGAGATTAGAGAAAAAGGCGGAACAATAAATAGTTTTATTTCATACGGAAGTGCTCTGCCGGCTCCGGAAGTGAAATCAAATCCTTTAAATTATTGCATAACTTGGAATGCTGCAAATGTAGTGACAGCCGGAGAAGCCGGAGCTCAATATTTAGAAAATGGATTGATGAAAATTTTACCTTATCAGCAAGTTTTTAATAGAACTTGGAATGTTGATATTGATGAACTCGGAAAATTTGAAGCTTATCCCAATAGAGATTCTTTGCTTTATCAAAAAATATTTAATCTTGAAAATTCGCAAACGGTAATTAGAGGAACATTAAGAAACCCCGGCTGGAGCGAGACTTGGCTTCAATTAATAAAATTAGGATTTACACAAGGTACATTATTATTACCGGAAGTAGAAAATTTATCATATAGAGATTTTACCGAAATGTACTTGCCTTCTGATATTTCCGGAACAAACTTGAAATTAAAAGTTGCGAATTATTTGGGAATAAATCCTACCGGAAAAATTATACAAAACTTGGAATGGCTTGGATTATTTAGTGATGAAAAAATAGGAATGAATTTTAAAAATTCAGTTGAGTTAATGACTGATTTAATAAAAAAGAAATTGCCTTTGCCGGAAGGCGCAAGAGATATGGTAATTTTACATCATGAGATTGAAGCTTTTTATCCCAATAACAAAAAAGAAAAAATTATTTCTACGCTGGTGGATTATGGCGATCCTAAAAATAAAATGACTGCAATTGCAAAAACGGTTGGAGCTCCCGCGGCTATTGCCGTTAAGCTATTATTAAATGGCGAATTAAAATTAAGAGGATGTCAAATTCCCACGCATCCGGAAGTTTTTCCAAAAATATTAGATGAACTGAAAAAATTAAATTTAAAGTTTACTGAAAAAAGATTGGAAATAAATTAA